The following are encoded in a window of Candidatus Cloacimonadota bacterium genomic DNA:
- a CDS encoding type II toxin-antitoxin system PemK/MazF family toxin, which translates to MAGILRGDIRWANLNPTIGNEQEGLRPVLVLSKDIFNKNSHTIIAVALTSQQPKAGFPLTLELTSEKLPKKSWVKISQIKILSTKRIGKKIGKATNQELIQIIDGLNEIIGA; encoded by the coding sequence ATGGCCGGAATATTAAGAGGTGACATCAGGTGGGCAAATCTTAATCCAACAATTGGAAACGAACAAGAAGGATTAAGACCAGTTTTAGTTTTAAGTAAAGATATTTTTAATAAAAACTCACATACAATTATTGCTGTGGCACTGACTAGTCAACAACCCAAAGCGGGATTTCCTCTAACCTTGGAATTGACTTCGGAAAAACTACCAAAAAAATCATGGGTAAAAATAAGTCAGATCAAGATTCTTTCCACAAAAAGGATCGGCAAAAAAATTGGAAAAGCAACTAATCAAGAATTGATTCAGATTATTGATGGTCTAAATGAAATTATCGGAGCATAA
- a CDS encoding ribbon-helix-helix protein, CopG family has translation MNKMKVAITLDEHILVRLDRLVKQYIFPNRSQAIQEAIEDKLKKIDQNRLATESAKLDPEYEQAIAEEGFSAELSEWPEY, from the coding sequence ATGAATAAAATGAAAGTTGCAATAACATTAGATGAACATATTTTAGTCCGACTGGATAGACTTGTTAAACAATATATTTTTCCAAATAGAAGTCAGGCTATCCAAGAAGCGATTGAGGATAAACTTAAAAAAATCGACCAGAACAGGTTAGCAACAGAAAGTGCCAAACTTGATCCTGAATATGAGCAAGCGATCGCAGAAGAAGGATTTTCAGCGGAGTTATCAGAATGGCCGGAATATTAA
- a CDS encoding tetratricopeptide repeat protein codes for MKIILIILIGFLSINIFAEILTYDKVLKNLKGTKFYKKEEFDQAKEEFNENAIKNPNDGRLQYNLGNSQYKKGDLEAAENSFNLSLRDQEFKDRSLAYQNLGNVKFQQQDYKNAILNYRNALIEDPQNLDARYNYELASRFLQRQQNQQQQQQQNKDDKNKDQEKKEQKQNQDNQDKKEQQEQKQEQQKSEEQKKKEQQMKQEQAKKDEKKKDAEKMLKALLQKEKEEMKKEKAKMNVDKTKKGKFW; via the coding sequence ATGAAAATAATTCTAATAATATTAATCGGATTCCTTTCCATAAACATCTTTGCAGAAATCCTTACTTACGATAAAGTGCTGAAAAATCTGAAAGGAACGAAATTCTATAAAAAAGAAGAATTCGATCAGGCAAAAGAAGAATTCAACGAAAATGCTATCAAGAATCCAAATGATGGTAGATTGCAGTATAATTTAGGAAATTCCCAATACAAAAAAGGTGATCTTGAAGCAGCAGAAAATTCTTTTAATCTTTCACTTCGAGATCAGGAATTCAAAGACAGATCGCTTGCTTATCAGAATCTGGGAAATGTAAAATTCCAACAGCAGGATTATAAAAATGCTATCCTGAATTATCGTAATGCTTTGATCGAAGATCCGCAAAATCTCGATGCGCGTTATAATTATGAACTTGCTTCCCGTTTCCTGCAAAGACAACAAAATCAGCAACAGCAGCAACAACAAAATAAAGACGATAAAAATAAAGATCAGGAGAAGAAGGAACAAAAACAAAACCAGGACAACCAAGATAAAAAAGAACAGCAAGAACAAAAGCAGGAACAACAAAAAAGCGAAGAACAAAAGAAGAAAGAACAACAGATGAAACAGGAACAGGCAAAAAAAGATGAAAAGAAAAAAGATGCTGAAAAAATGCTGAAAGCCCTCCTCCAAAAAGAAAAAGAAGAAATGAAAAAAGAAAAAGCAAAAATGAATGTTGACAAAACAAAAAAAGGGAAGTTTTGGTAA